TGACATCTTGTGTTGACATTATTTTTAATTTTTAATGGTTGATGAAACAAAGTTGGACAATATCATCGGTCTCAACATGGTGAAATTTTCGGGAATTCATCAAAATTTCAGATTGGCTCAATTGAGAGCTTAAAAATCCTGTAAAATATTTAAAATTTATATAAACATATTTTTTCTCAATATCCTATTATCTGCCAGACAGATAGAGTTTGCATCCTGTTTTAGATATTAAACAAACGCTTAACTTTTCCTGATAAAGTGAGTTTTAGGCACAGCATTTGATACCTTCCCACCCGTATTAACACACACCATTTCATTTTTAATATATTTTTTTAAATCCTCAGCTTACTGAGGATTTTTTTGTGAAAATCACTCAATACTTCTTTATTCCTCTGTAAATAAGGAGATCCGGGCTGGTTTCTATAAAATCCATTTCTGATAATCAATCATTTAAAAACAGTTTTATTCATTTTATTGTTGTATATTTGCATATTATTAACCAAAGTCACTACTTTGTTTTCTGTAACGACTTAGAATATATATATTCAGTCTTTGCTTTTTGAGCAGCCATATTTTTAACTTTTATTCTTCTACCCAGAACAATACTTGTCGGAATTTTAAAGCTCTGTATGATTAGGGAAACCCAGAACAGGAAACATCGACGGGCTTTAAGGTCTAAGGCAGACCAGAGTGAACAATACAATTTATAGAAACTAAATACTAAAAATAATTTATGGCAGATTCTTTTTCTAAAAAGGAAAATTTCAAGAAAAAAATTCAAAAGCAAAAAGAAAAGGCGCTAAGACGCGAAGAACGTAAAACGAACAACAACAAAGGAGCGGAGGACGTATTCATGTATGTAGATGAATTCGGAAGATTAACTTCTACTCCACCAGAACAAAGACAGGAAGTAAACCTTGATGATATTCAATTAGGGGCTGCTCCTATTATTGAGGAAGATCCAAGAAAAACAGGGATCGTTACCTTCCTTAGTGAAAAAGGATATGGTTTCATTACTGAAGATAATTCTAAAGAAAATATCTTCTTCCACAATAATAACTGTGTAGAACCGGTAAAGAAAGGAAACAAAGTTTCTTTTGAAAAGGAGAAATCTCCAAAAGGATTTTCTGCAGTTGAAATCCAGATTGTCAAATAAGATCAATACATACTGCATTATATTGCAGCTATGTTTTTAAACTATACAAAAAGAGACCGTCTTACAGACTGTCTCTTTTTTTATTAAAATTGAGCCTGCTTCAATATTTTGCAGGAATTAGATTCTAACACAAACACATTGACAATCATCTGAAAATTCAGGATCACAATATTCTATGCTGTAACATCTTAATTGTTAGGTCCACATTTCGGATAATCCATAATTCCACCCCCCTGTACTGCTTTTAGTTGTTCTCTTGATACTTTTTTCAAATTTTTCATAATTAAATAGTTTTAATGATGTTATAAATATAATAATATTCCAATAACAGAGAATTATTTATCAAAATCAAAAGAAGCTGCCTCGCACGGAGACAGCCTCTTTCTTCATCGTAAAATAAAAATGGTCGGTTTACAAAACC
This Chryseobacterium sp. G0162 DNA region includes the following protein-coding sequences:
- a CDS encoding cold shock domain-containing protein, producing MADSFSKKENFKKKIQKQKEKALRREERKTNNNKGAEDVFMYVDEFGRLTSTPPEQRQEVNLDDIQLGAAPIIEEDPRKTGIVTFLSEKGYGFITEDNSKENIFFHNNNCVEPVKKGNKVSFEKEKSPKGFSAVEIQIVK
- a CDS encoding bacteriocin-like protein, which encodes MKNLKKVSREQLKAVQGGGIMDYPKCGPNN